In Streptomyces nodosus, one DNA window encodes the following:
- a CDS encoding bifunctional 4-hydroxy-2-oxoglutarate aldolase/2-dehydro-3-deoxy-phosphogluconate aldolase translates to MDLLAALRAQRLLAIVRGSDPDAALTTVLALAEEGVTLVEVSLSGRDALDVIARARAALGPDATLGAGTVLSADDARAAHNAGAAFLVTPAVSDGIATGRELGLPVLAGVMTPTDILQALRLGADALKLFPAGSAGGPGYLRDLRGPFPDLPFVPVGGVDAQAAAAYLHGGAIAVGVGSPLIGDAADGGSGTALRRRARTFLDVVRAEDHS, encoded by the coding sequence ATGGACCTGCTCGCCGCGCTGCGCGCCCAGCGACTGCTCGCCATCGTTCGCGGCAGCGACCCGGACGCCGCGCTGACCACCGTGCTCGCCCTCGCCGAGGAAGGCGTCACCCTCGTCGAGGTCTCCCTCAGCGGACGCGACGCGCTGGACGTCATCGCGCGGGCCCGCGCCGCGCTCGGCCCGGACGCGACGCTCGGAGCCGGAACCGTCCTCAGCGCCGACGACGCACGAGCCGCCCACAACGCCGGGGCGGCCTTCCTCGTCACCCCGGCGGTCAGCGACGGCATCGCCACCGGGCGGGAACTCGGACTCCCGGTGCTCGCCGGGGTGATGACCCCCACCGACATCCTCCAGGCACTGCGCCTCGGCGCCGACGCCCTCAAGCTCTTCCCGGCCGGCAGCGCCGGTGGCCCCGGCTATCTGCGGGACCTGCGCGGCCCCTTCCCCGATCTGCCCTTCGTGCCCGTCGGAGGAGTGGACGCCCAGGCCGCCGCCGCATATCTCCATGGCGGCGCCATCGCCGTCGGCGTCGGATCGCCTCTGATCGGGGACGCCGCCGACGGCGGCAGCGGCACCGCCCTGCGCCGACGGGCCCGCACCTTCCTGGACGTCGTCCGCGCGGAGGACCACTCATGA
- a CDS encoding aldose 1-epimerase, producing the protein MVTGTRLPVRVVTDPDHGGRWTSLTAGGREWLWHRDEPRRPLAGPGDPFADAGGLEECVPTVRGLPDHGDAWSRPWLRDGEEDVVQCPDFRLTRRLRAESGAAVADYTLTAEPGYRFLWAAHALLDLSPAARIAIDTPAKTRLHPDEGAHRVTGDWPRVQGIPLDRLGPDDGTAVGAIVLTPVAAVHDGPDTLHLSVEATGQPVAVALWRNLGGFPCHAPYRSIGVEPMLGRVFDRTGADDGDTAVVPPSGEVTWRLTVTATRRP; encoded by the coding sequence ATGGTGACCGGCACCCGGCTCCCGGTCCGCGTGGTCACCGATCCGGACCACGGCGGACGCTGGACCTCGCTGACCGCGGGCGGCCGCGAATGGCTGTGGCACCGCGACGAGCCCCGCCGCCCCCTGGCCGGGCCCGGCGACCCCTTCGCCGACGCCGGCGGCCTCGAGGAGTGCGTACCCACGGTGCGCGGGCTGCCCGATCACGGGGACGCCTGGTCACGGCCCTGGCTCAGGGACGGGGAGGAGGACGTCGTACAGTGCCCCGACTTCCGCCTGACCCGGCGCCTTCGTGCGGAGTCCGGAGCCGCCGTCGCCGACTACACGCTCACCGCGGAGCCCGGCTACCGCTTCCTCTGGGCCGCCCACGCCCTGCTCGACCTCTCCCCGGCCGCGCGGATCGCCATCGACACACCCGCGAAGACCCGGCTCCACCCGGACGAGGGCGCGCACCGGGTCACCGGCGACTGGCCGCGCGTCCAGGGCATACCGCTCGACCGGCTGGGCCCGGACGACGGGACCGCCGTCGGCGCGATCGTCCTCACCCCGGTGGCCGCCGTGCACGACGGACCCGACACGCTGCATCTGTCCGTCGAGGCCACCGGACAGCCCGTCGCGGTCGCCCTGTGGCGCAACCTGGGCGGCTTCCCCTGCCACGCCCCGTACCGCTCGATCGGCGTGGAGCCGATGCTCGGCCGCGTCTTCGACCGCACGGGGGCGGACGACGGCGACACGGCTGTCGTCCCGCCCTCCGGCGAGGTCACCTGGCGGCTCACCGTGACCGCGACCCGCCGCCCCTGA
- the dgoD gene encoding galactonate dehydratase: MKIARVETFLVPPRWLFCRIETDDGVVGWGEPVVEGRAEVVRSAVEVLAEYLVGKDPLRIQDHWQVLSKGGFYRGGPVLSSAVAGIDQALWDITGRALGVPVHTLLGGPVRDTVRVYAWVGGDEPERLKEEVTAQVEAGFSAVKMNAAGRTPPIGSPAETAAVVERVAAAREALGPHRDVAVDFHGRFSAANTRRVLHEIAPLHPLFAEEPVLPEQAHLLPGLVATSSVPLATGERLYGRADFLPVLTAGIAVAQPDLSHAGGISEVTRIASLAETFGAHLAPHCPLGPIALAASLQVAFATPNFLIQEQSRGIHYNKDADLLSYLVDTEPFRFADGQAHRTALPGLGIAVDESAVRAADRSGHAWRNPVWRHADGSFAEW; encoded by the coding sequence GTGAAGATCGCGCGTGTCGAGACCTTCCTCGTCCCGCCCCGCTGGCTGTTCTGCCGCATCGAGACCGACGACGGCGTCGTCGGCTGGGGCGAACCCGTGGTGGAGGGCCGGGCCGAGGTGGTCAGATCAGCCGTCGAGGTGCTGGCGGAGTATCTGGTGGGAAAGGACCCCCTGCGCATCCAGGACCACTGGCAGGTGCTCAGCAAGGGCGGCTTCTACCGGGGCGGCCCGGTCCTCTCCAGCGCCGTCGCCGGCATCGACCAGGCCCTGTGGGACATCACGGGCCGTGCGCTCGGGGTGCCGGTGCACACCCTGCTCGGCGGTCCGGTCCGCGACACCGTACGCGTGTACGCCTGGGTCGGCGGCGACGAACCCGAGCGGCTCAAGGAGGAGGTCACCGCCCAGGTGGAGGCCGGCTTCAGCGCCGTCAAGATGAACGCCGCCGGGCGCACCCCGCCGATCGGCAGCCCCGCCGAGACGGCCGCGGTCGTCGAGCGGGTGGCCGCCGCCCGCGAGGCCCTGGGCCCGCACCGCGATGTCGCCGTCGACTTCCACGGCCGCTTCAGCGCCGCCAACACCCGGCGCGTGCTCCATGAAATAGCCCCGCTGCACCCGCTGTTCGCCGAGGAACCCGTGCTGCCCGAGCAGGCACACCTGCTGCCAGGGCTGGTCGCCACCTCGTCGGTGCCGCTGGCCACCGGCGAACGGCTGTACGGGCGTGCCGACTTCCTCCCGGTGCTGACCGCGGGCATCGCCGTGGCCCAGCCGGACCTGTCGCACGCCGGCGGGATATCGGAGGTCACCCGGATCGCCTCGCTCGCCGAGACCTTCGGGGCCCATCTGGCGCCGCACTGCCCGCTCGGCCCCATCGCGCTGGCCGCCAGCCTCCAGGTCGCCTTCGCCACACCCAACTTCCTGATCCAGGAGCAGAGCCGGGGCATCCACTACAACAAGGACGCCGACCTGCTGTCGTACCTGGTCGACACCGAGCCCTTCCGCTTCGCCGACGGCCAGGCGCACCGCACCGCACTGCCCGGACTCGGCATCGCCGTCGACGAGAGCGCCGTTCGCGCCGCCGACCGGTCCGGACACGCCTGGCGCAACCCCGTGTGGCGGCACGCCGACGGCTCCTTCGCCGAATGGTGA
- a CDS encoding FadR/GntR family transcriptional regulator: MTPYARRGVHGQTVETLARRVLSGEIPEGATLDMAALQSELDVSLTALRESLKVLAAKGMVDARQKRGTFVRPRSDWNLLDADVLRWQFSEPSGTDADAALLRNLGEVRDIIEPAAVRLAATRRTDADLEALQAALTAMGQEGGAGDAVKADLTFHRALLAATHNELLERMEMVIESGLAHRDRLVHSAPHSEDPVPSHRAVLDAVRDRDPDAAEHAMRALLDQATRDLDKLSDPSAPGGADRTAEKKDGPSQ; encoded by the coding sequence ATGACGCCCTACGCGCGCCGCGGAGTGCACGGCCAGACCGTGGAGACCCTCGCCCGCCGGGTGCTCAGCGGCGAGATCCCCGAGGGAGCGACACTCGACATGGCGGCCCTGCAGAGCGAACTGGACGTCAGCCTGACGGCCCTGCGTGAATCGCTCAAGGTGCTCGCGGCCAAGGGCATGGTCGACGCCCGGCAGAAACGCGGCACCTTCGTCCGGCCCCGCTCCGACTGGAACCTGCTCGACGCCGACGTGCTGCGCTGGCAGTTCTCCGAGCCGAGCGGCACCGACGCCGACGCCGCACTGCTCCGCAACCTGGGCGAGGTCCGCGACATCATCGAACCCGCCGCCGTGCGGCTGGCCGCGACCCGCCGCACCGACGCCGACCTCGAGGCACTTCAGGCGGCACTGACCGCGATGGGCCAGGAGGGCGGCGCCGGCGACGCCGTCAAGGCCGACCTCACCTTCCACCGGGCTCTCCTCGCGGCCACCCACAACGAACTGCTGGAACGTATGGAGATGGTCATCGAGTCGGGCCTGGCCCATCGCGACCGGCTCGTGCACAGCGCCCCCCACAGCGAGGATCCCGTCCCCAGCCACCGGGCCGTCCTCGACGCCGTGCGCGACCGGGACCCCGACGCCGCGGAACACGCCATGCGCGCCCTGCTCGACCAGGCGACGCGCGACCTCGACAAGCTCAGCGACCCCTCCGCGCCCGGGGGAGCGGACCGCACGGCCGAGAAGAAGGACGGACCGTCACAGTGA
- a CDS encoding SDR family NAD(P)-dependent oxidoreductase: MNPAARFTNRVAVVTGAASGIGAATAARLAAEGAAVVLADIDAEHGEVTAEGLREDGARALFVAADVASEDDWRRVITAAHRFGPVGVLVSNAYTVAVAPAHETSLPAWERQLSVNLTGAFLGVRATLPDLREQQGAVVLVSSVHAHRGIPGHPAYAASKGALLSLCGQLAVEYGPLVRVNAVLPGPVLTAAWDRVPQADRDLSVAGTAARRFGTPEEVAAAVAFLAADEASYITGSSLLVDGGWSVSKDSA; the protein is encoded by the coding sequence ATGAACCCAGCCGCCCGCTTCACCAACCGCGTCGCCGTCGTCACCGGCGCCGCATCGGGCATCGGCGCGGCCACCGCAGCACGCCTCGCCGCGGAGGGCGCGGCCGTCGTCCTCGCCGACATCGACGCCGAACACGGCGAGGTGACCGCCGAAGGGCTGCGCGAGGACGGGGCCCGCGCCCTGTTCGTCGCCGCCGACGTCGCGAGCGAGGACGACTGGCGGCGCGTGATCACCGCCGCCCACCGCTTCGGGCCCGTGGGCGTCCTGGTCAGCAACGCGTACACGGTGGCCGTCGCCCCGGCCCACGAGACCAGCCTCCCGGCCTGGGAACGGCAGCTCTCCGTCAACCTCACCGGCGCCTTCCTGGGCGTCCGGGCGACACTTCCCGACCTGCGCGAGCAGCAGGGCGCCGTGGTGCTGGTCTCCTCCGTCCACGCCCACCGGGGCATCCCCGGCCACCCGGCGTACGCGGCCAGCAAGGGGGCCCTGCTGTCGCTGTGCGGCCAGCTCGCCGTCGAGTACGGGCCGCTCGTCCGCGTCAACGCGGTGCTGCCGGGACCCGTCCTGACCGCCGCCTGGGACCGGGTACCGCAGGCCGACCGCGACCTCAGCGTCGCAGGGACCGCCGCCCGCCGCTTCGGCACTCCCGAGGAGGTCGCCGCCGCCGTCGCCTTCCTCGCCGCCGACGAAGCCTCCTACATCACCGGATCGAGTCTGCTCGTGGACGGCGGCTGGAGCGTCTCCAAGGACTCCGCCTGA